The Primulina tabacum isolate GXHZ01 chromosome 1, ASM2559414v2, whole genome shotgun sequence genome contains the following window.
ATGATCTTACGAATTTTTTTGAATATGCTTGGGGAGATGCTGCCTTCCGATTTTTATATCGAGAAATATGTCAGATCGGGAAAAAACTTTATGTCGATGGATGCACGGTTGGATTGATGGTTAGTATTCAGCTTTACTAATTATGATCTTAGTATTTGTCattaacttttattttattttttgttttaggcTTGGTTATATGAGACAGTCCCAGTGTTAGGAGTAAGGCGTGGTTTAAATGTTTACCCTCGGTTGTTTTGTTGGGGGAAGAGCAAGATCCCATTAAATGCAGCTGGCACTGAAACATTGTTGAAACGCATAGATTCAACCCAGGTActtataattattttagtttattAATCTAGTTGTGCAAAATTAATGTTTAGTTGATTGACAgttgtatttatttttatttgtgaatAGGTTCTGTCGATACATCCATTTTGTGAGGATGAGAAGTTGTTAGTGGACATGAATCTTGGTTTAAAGCAAGAAACGAATAGATCTGAAGTAAAACGTTTTGAGAAACTTGTGATGAAACAAATGAATGAGTTAAAGATACTGAGAAAGAGATGTGCTGAGTTAGAGGGTGAAAAGGTTCGACGTAGAACGAAGGGAAAAAGGTATGTGGCGGATAAGCGTGAAAATGTTGTTGAGTCTGAGGAAAAGGTTGATAAAACAGAAGAAAAGATGACTTTTGAGTCACCACATGATGCAAGAGCTAACTTTGGTGATTTTGTTGACGTAGTGGTAAATGCAGTTGTTTCTGATTTGGATAAAGAAAACAAAGAGTTAGATGAATCCCATTCTTTGAATGCTTGTGTTGATGAGAGCATTGGTGGTAGTTTTGTTGCTACTTCTGAAGTGGAGAAGAAAACGGTTTCTGAATCTTCAATTGCGGATCATGTGAGGGCTAGGGATGATCgtgtaaagaaaaaaaaaggttcCATGTTTGTGACTCCACCTAGCTCAACACCAAGACGTCAGAGGAAGGTGAAAAAACAGGTAAATGAAGTGTCAATTATTTCCAAATCGATTGTATTAAGTTTAAtttagtttttctttttttcagtACTATTATTGTTATTGATGTTTGGATTTTCTGTTATATTGCTGAATATATCGCTGCTTTTGGACAGGAAGTTGTAGACGTTGAGAAGAAAGGCAATACTCCTGGCAAGGTTGCCATGGATGAGTTTCAAGGTAGATCAAATTTCTGTGGACATGAAGAAGCTGCTGATGAAGAGAGAAAATTGGTGACAAACTTTCTTGCTAGAAAAGAGTTGGAGTACGTTGATCTTCCGTatgtttcttcttcttattttcgtAATAATGTGtcccaatttttttaatgaaattgaaTTTTCTATTTTGTAGTGTTGTCGTTTGGCAAGATACGGTTATGAGTTTAAGTGGACCGATATTatgtcattttttttttggtgatcCTGTTGAGTCTGAGATAATTAATGTTCACATGAGAATTATGCAAAAGCAAAGTTTGCAGCATGGATTTGAGATTTATTGCATGGACACAATGGTGCAGGTTCGTAGCAGTCTGAGTTTTGtgttattttttgttttcgTTTTACTATCTTAAGATAAATGAGTATATGTGTTCTTGAATGTGTAGAAAGAAGTCCTTACGAAATTAGAACAACATGGGAAAAGATTGATGGTACATCGGAATGATTATGGAGGTTTTCTTTCACTGATGACATCTTTCACGATGGCTAGACTACAGGAACTGACTGGAGAATTATTTAGAAGATGCAGATACATCATTTTCCCTATGAATGACAGGTGGCATTGGTTTTTGTTGGTTTACAAAAGAGATGAAGGGATATTTAAACTGTGGAACTCCATGCATGATCCATTCTCAGTTGGGAAAGCCAAAGTTTATGTAAGTTTACTTTGAAATGTTCAAAGTTTATGTAAATACAAATTAAGATTAAATTTTGAAAGTATTGTTTGTTGCAGACAAAGTTTTTGGCTGGTTCTATACGTCACTTATCGGGATTCGACCTTGTAAGTGAGCCAGTGTTAAGAGAACCTTGTCGTCAACAAGGTGCAACCCTCGATTGTGGTGTctatgcatgcatgtggttggAGTGTCTAGCCCGTGACACAGATGAGATGTTGAGCTATGCACAGGATGTGAAGATGGACACTTATCGAGCACGTTTGGCAGCCACAATATTATCTGATGAAAATGGATTGTTGAAAAACAAGTTTGAGTAATTAATTACTCCTCACTATTCTGATGGTTAAGAAGTTACAGTAGTACTGGAGTTTGAACATTTGAAGTCtatttttaattgttgttttaaattatgtaaTGAAGACACACAATTGATTATTATCGTGGTATTTGAAATGGTACATATCAATTTAGAAGAGAAAACTGAGTACAAAAATTGCTTTATTGGGTATATTATGCGTAACGTTTAGTACAAATGTTAAATAATCGAGTATATCTAACTAATCTAATATTTAGTCATACATTAGTAAACACACAATAGTATTTAACTACTGGAGGATAATGTACACATGAATCGAGTACAATGACATGTCAATCCAGCACAACGTAGAGTAGTTCATCTATTCATGCTAGGATCACCAAATCATTATCCGATGAAGTGCTTGTATTTTCTCAACTTCAAAGTACATAAAATGCCCGAGTGAGTATATAAGTTACATAATCCAGCATGAATAGATACCCGACATAAAATGCCCGATTGAGTACTCGATTAAGATACATGCCCACAAGATGTGTGATtgagtatatatattaaataatagagCACAATTCACGGTAAATCgggtataaattttttaaaatcaggTATACATGTTCACAAATCGAGTACTCAAACTGAATATGTGTAGAATTCATGAAATTGACATATAACATGAATTCTAGTACTCGATTCATGTACATGTATATCTGATATAAACACATGTATACCCGATTTATTGTGTAATGTTCCACGTAACATATGACATGAATTTTAGTACTCGATTAAGATACATGCCCACAAGATGTGTGATTgagtatatattttaaataatagagCACAATTCACGGTAAATCGagtataaatgttttaaaatcagGTATACATGTTCACAAATCGAGTACTCAAATTGAAGATGTGTAGAATTCATGAAATTGACATATAACATGAATTGTAGTACTCGATTGATGTACATGTATACCTGATATAAACACATGTATACCCGATTTATTGTGTAATGTTCCACATAACATATGACATGAATTTAAGTACTCGATTAATATACATGCCCACAAGATGTGTGATtgagtatatatattaaataatagagCACAATTCACGGTAAATCGAGTGTACATGTTCACAAATCGAGTACTCAAATTGAAGAAGTGTAGAATTCATGAAATTGACATATAACATGAATTGTAGTACTCGATTGATGTACATGTATACCTGATATAAACACATGTATACCCGATTTATTGTGTAATGTTCCACATAACATATGACATGAATTTTAGTACTCGATTAATATACATGCCCACAAGATGTGTGATtgagtatatatattaaataatagagCACAATTCACGGTAAATCGagtataaatgttttaaaatcaaGTATACATGTTCACAAATCGAGTACTCAAATTGAAGATGTGTAGAATTCATGAAATTGACATATAACATGAATTGTAATACTCGATTGATGTACATGTATACCTGATATAAACACATGTATACCCGATTTATTGTGTAATGTTCCACATAACATATGACATGAATTTTAGTACTCGATTAATATACATGCCCACAAGATGTGTGATtgagtatatatattaaataatagagCACAATTCACGGTAAATCGggtataaatgttttaaaatcagGTATACATGTTCACAAATCGAGTACTCAAATTGAATATATGTAGAATTCATGAAATTGACATATAACATGAATTCTAGTACTCGATTCATGTACATGTATACCTGATATTAATGTACATGTATACCTGATTTTAACATGATTTCAATTGTTGGTTTATtcttggatacgcgccgatagtcatagtcctaaGGATCGAAAACTAGGGATTTCATAGATTGaaatgcgattcactcttgataaataattaaagacatttaattattacatcgagtagaattagtttggcatagctcgagagactgtgttcaattgaataggaaatcctgtcggaaccatacaatcactatcgaacgaattaattaattagcgaCGAGTATGTGAACcgatattcccaacaaattcatttctcattgaattttaatcaaccattttagatactatatttcattattccattcttgaatcattttatttgcataTGTAATTGAGCATAGTAGTACTAAAACAACCATCCAAATCTCGTtaataaagatttaataactgaaaataataattgttaaatacATTCTTCATTGGAACGATACTCTTACAGtagtacattatactattacttgacatcgtgcacttgcgattaatttttgagcatacaaaatcatatttttattaaggattccacagtgcaagttttgttCGATCAAGTATTGTATCTCACATGTATTCGTATATCTGGGTGAAGAAGTTATTATGTCAATTTCGAAGCCCACAGGATGTGTGATtgagtatatatattaaataatagagCACAATTCACAGTAAATCGggtataaatgttttaaaatcagGTATACATGTTCACAAATCGAGTACTCAAATTGAAGATGTCTAGAATTCATGAAATTGACATATAACATGTATTCGACATAAAATGCCCGATTGAGTACTCGATTAAGATACATGCCCAGAAGATGTGTGATtgagtatatatattaaataatagagCACAATTCACGATAAATCGggtataaatgttttaaaataaggTATACATGTTCACAAATCGAGTACTCAAACTGAATATGTGTAGAATTCATGAAATTAACATATAACATGAATTCTAGTACTCGATTCATTTACATGTATACCTGATATAAACACATGTATACCCGATTTATTGTGTAATGTTCCACATAACATATGACATGAATTTTAGTACTCGATTAATATACATGCCCAGAAGATGTGTGATtgagtatatatattaaataatagagCACAATTCACGGTAAATCGggtataaatgttttaaaatcagGTATACATGTTCACAAATCGAGTACTCAAACTGAATGTGTAGAATTCATGAAATTGACATATAACATGAATTCTAGTACTCGATTCATGTACATGTATACCTGATTTATTGTGTAATGTTCCTCATAACATATAACATGAATTTTAGTACTCGATTAAACTGTTAAATTGGTGATCTTAGGCATGAATAGAATAACTACTCTACGATGTGTTGGATTGACAAGTCATTGTACTCAATTCATATGTACATTGTTCTCGATTCTTTAACGTatatactcaatctgacaatttaTGTAGCTTGAAATTGACACACTATAATTTCGACCGAAAATATATCTTTTTCTCTAGCTCAAAATATACTCGACTATTTAATATTTGTACTCCAATTTACACATACTATACACAAGAAAGTAAAATTTGTATTCAAAACTCTGTTCATATTAATGTATGActaaatattacattaattgAATAACGTTTGAATAGTCAACAACTTCCAATTTGGACATGTATTTTGTATTTTCGGTATAATATGAGTACAGTTTTATTGTGCACAAAATATtcctaattatttaatatttgtaCTCATATTTACACATAATATACCAAATTAAGCAATTTTTGtactcaaatatttgttcaaaaTTGATATGTACCATTTGAAACACTCCTTAAACCAAACATTAAAAAATGAACAAATGAAACACCAAACCTTCCAGAAACAAATAACAATAAGTAGAAATACATATTGAAGTGCTTAACACCTAACACaaacaaaacaataaattcTCCAACTTAAAAGATTAACATAAACAACAACCTAAAGCCCAAGTTTTTTTCCAGAGAACATATAAGAATACAAGACATCAACAAGCACTAAAACAACATGACAGTAAGGCAAACCAAACCAACTCTTTCccaacattttcaaaaacaaaacaatCACATAATGCGTAAACCACCAATGCTTCCACTCGAACGCGTACGACTTCTCACTTGTATCAACATGCTTGATTCCCCTTCCAGCACTCTCTTTTTCCTgttaaagttttgaaaaatatttcaggTGTCAATCATAAACAAAAATACTGAATATTGATAAATACTAACAGTAAGAtagtaataataaaaacattGAAACACCATTTTCATGAAACAATAACAGCTAGTTTATAGCTTCTTTGCAGCTACGTCTGTTATGTCCTCCCTTATGACAACGACTACACTTTGACACACGTGATTCGATTTGCGATGGTATCCTCTTGGTTTTCCTACGACCAGGCTGACTCCTCACATCAGGAGCATTGATTACATTTCCATCATCAAGATAAGACTCATTAATGTCAAACGTTGGGATGGGATTAATAATTCCTCTGTACGTTTGGCGGTACATTTCAATTTTGAAATACTTGTCGCAAAAATCATAAAACGACATCGACTTCGACTCAATAGCGGCGCAAGCATGCTTGCAAGGAAGCTCGTTGATTTGCCAATATCTACATGAACAGGTCATGGCTATCAAGTCAATAGCAAATGATTTTTCACCATCGACTACTTCAAACCTCCAATTACAAGACCGGTGCACTCTCAACTTCCGGGATTCCACATACACACTACCAATAGCTTTCTCCTTTTTTGGACTTAATTCTTTAACCATAATAGCTGTTGATTCACGTCGTTCGTGCATCATGTTCATGATCTGTACTCGTATATGATCCACCATACCCACGATAGGGAGATAACGAGCTGCTTTAACCCAATTATTCCAACATTCGGCGATGTTATTATTTATAACACCCCATCTATTGCCAAGAAACAATGCATTTGCCCAACTCTGTGGTTCAGAATTtacaataaaatccctagcaaGTGGCATGGACTCCAagatattttttatatgttgttCATGCTCCTGCAAAGATGGAGCATAAGCAGCTTTTTTGAATACCGAAGACCAATGCTTTTTGTTATGTTTTGGATAGCTTCGCAACACCTAAAATGGTTACAAAAAAATCAGATTAAATACATCTATttatacatataaaaaaaagaaCGTTCTACATAAAAATAAGTAATTGATTATGTACCACTTTCACAAAATTATCAACTAAATGTCTCAAGCAGTACGCATGGTGACTGCCCGTAAATAGTAGATTAACTGCCTTGATAATCCCAGGATGTCTGTCAGAGAAAAACGTGTACTCATTGAATGGAATGCTTTGACACGAAAGCAAAACACTTCTCAGATGATAACAAAACCATTCCCAATTAATATCATTCTCCGCGTCCACTACAGAATAAGCAGTTGTGAAAAGATCATCATTGGCATCCTTCGACACAGCAAGTAGGATACAACCTTTAAACTTATTCTTTATATGATTCCCGTCCAAAAAAATCAACGGTCTACAACCAGTAACAAAACCAACTACACATGCGTGCAAACAAATGAACAGTCGTTTAAATTTGTTAGTTTCGATATCAATCTCACACTCAGCAACACTTCCAGGATTCGTTTCTGTAACAACTCGACAATACCATCTTAGTCTATCATAGCATCCCTTATCTGTGCCATGAATATCATGCATCGCTAACTCCTTGCCCTTCCACACATTGCAATAGTTTAACTCTACACCATAATCTCTTTGTAAGTCTTTTTGAATTGTACAAGGACGATAAGAGGGCTCTCCTATAAGTTTGCCTTTCACCACATTAGCTATCCATGTTGCATCTGCTCTAGGATGTCCTCTACTACGTAGATTATTCTCACCACATGTATGCTCTAAATTGCATTTTCGGATCGCAAATATATTGTCTGCTTTGTATTTAGAAGCATAAATTCTCCATCCACAACTAGTGTCAGTACAAGTAACAGTGACTTTTTCGCTATCATTCTTTCTGTACGAAAATGAACGTCTTGTAGAAACAGCATAATTTTTAACACATCTTCTAAAGTCAGCAGCATCTTTGAATGTTTGACCTACACCACGAATGCAATTAATCCAAGCATCTAGTGTATTGCTCAAAGAGGCTTGATCAGCTTCGTTACCACTATTTCTCTGTCTGTCTTCCTCATCAACCCTTACCAATATGATATAAACTTGTTAAGTGCAAGATacaaaaataacttaacataaaaaattcaaaGTATGGAATGTAAATAATATTAGTATCGTCAAATAATTCATATCATGAcaacaaaacatatttatattattataacaTAGAACAAATTATATAACCACAATAATCTCAACTAATGCACAATTTCATGcttgataaattaaaatataaaaaaattatcaaaactAAATAAGGACATAAATCTAATATATTTTACCTCCGAATATTTGGTTGCGGACATGTTCGTTTTTACTCTCTGCCCTCAATTCAATCATGTTGAGCTTCATACACATATGAAGATGAATCATATTTAGGACATCATCATCGTCGTTCAAAGTCACATTCATCTTGTGTTGGGGGGCTACGTATTGCAGAATCATAGCTTCAGGAGTAATCTCAGCACATTTTTTCCAAGCCTCTCAAAAATGTCCAGCAAACTACAACCGCTGAAAATTAAAATCACAAACAACTGTTTCTTGCATTTATAACTACCCAAAAACGACAGGTTGCAAGACCCACTTTCATATTCCATTTTGCACCTAATACAAAAAACATACAAAAGTAATTGATATACACATTTCAAGACTttaaagaattttcagaaaatttttaaacaaaattaacaaCTTTATCATTCAAGaactaaaacataaaaattgagGATAAAATTGCATTGATCGAgaaatctaaaaataatttcTGCATTCATCTTTACACTGCTTTGTATTCAAATAAGGCAGCCGTATGATTAAGACCACAAGATACTTGAATTGCTTTTATGTTATTCTAAAAAACAATCATAATACAAAACCCTACATTTTCGAAATTCAATCGGtggaattcaaataaataatggatttaaaacaataaaaaacacacaataacaattaaaaaacataagaaaatCATTAAATTGAAACAAATAAACACAAACTCACTAAAAGCTGGAATTTCACGAACTACCTAAAAGCTGGAATTTCACGAAAAAAATGAGAAAGTTTGAGGAAAGAAACTCACCTTCACTTTTTGTTCCCTTCGATGAACTAGTTCTGCACGACAATCTTCAAGATTTTGAGCTTCAAGTAAATGAGGTTTCACACAGACCCATCATGGGATTTCTTCTCACGAAGCCGATGGGGGATTGGGGTAATAGTATTAAAATCCCAAATACAGATGGTGTTAGGGATTTTAagggtaaaaatgagttttaattaaaaatgaGGTCAATTAGGTAATTTCATGCTTACGAGGGAGTTAAAACATATGAAATGGTTTTGTCAGGGAGTGAGAATATATTTGTTTTACACTAGGGACTGAACACAAACTTTGAAGTGGTATTAGGGATTTTAATACAATTGTCCCTTATTTTATTACATAGtactttgaaaagaaaaattgttCACTTTCCTTTTTCCCTTTTTCCATCCACTTGTGCACGGTGAGAGTTCGGATTTAATCAAGATCAAATGGTTTAGTTCGGCCTAACTTAATGTTGGTTCGAATGATAAGATTATTGAATACTTCGTAAAtgagtgattaaaaaaaattaaggaaatgtaatatatggtgtaactatgttatgttttatattatttttatagatGTGAAATTGTGTTAAGTTATGGAGGACGAAAGACCGATGGGCTTCTTTTACGGGGTGGGGTAGGAAAAAGGGTCTTTATTGAGTATTTCACAGTAAAATAGCTACATTTTAAAATGTTTGGTTTTTTTCAGGCGTATGAAAACTAAAATGATATAGATGAAATTATATTATGTACACTTTATGGAAGTGTAAGAATGATTAGTCAAGAAGCTCTCTTTCGCGCACGTCGACGTAGAGGGCCCATGATTTTGAACCGGAAAATGGGGCTAGGAATTGCGTACGAACGTGACCTAAGTACTCTTTCATTCGTCGGTGCGGTGATTTTGTGTAACATCACTGGGGATCTGTCCGTTGTTTTTATCAACTTTGTGTTTTCGAGTGTGCTTCTGTTATTTAGCTATTTAGCTAAAAACTGCAAATGAATCGAGAATTGCTCACATACACTCACTGTCGATGCAATGTATCAGAAaatggaatcgaatttcaaatcgCTTGACTTTACACACATTGTTGGTTTGGACAGCTTACTCTGAAATCCTTCTTGTTCAGTGATATTTCAGGTGCTCCTCCAGTAGAAGCAGGACGAAAGCTCGTCACAATGGTTAAAACCCGAAACCATCCCACAGTACCACCTGGTCCACGATAACAAACGCATGGTATTACTCTTAGGTTATATATGTTTGGTTAATT
Protein-coding sequences here:
- the LOC142518955 gene encoding uncharacterized protein LOC142518955 isoform X1, which gives rise to MESKYLTRHFDGKVTNAKRIAIYEKLIFLARSDDKCDIDDFVRTFILFIFNCIIFPTGNYITPGFIFPYLDDLTNFFEYAWGDAAFRFLYREICQIGKKLYVDGCTVGLMAWLYETVPVLGVRRGLNVYPRLFCWGKSKIPLNAAGTETLLKRIDSTQVLSIHPFCEDEKLLVDMNLGLKQETNRSEVKRFEKLVMKQMNELKILRKRCAELEGEKVRRRTKGKRYVADKRENVVESEEKVDKTEEKMTFESPHDARANFGDFVDVVVNAVVSDLDKENKELDESHSLNACVDESIGGSFVATSEVEKKTVSESSIADHVRARDDRVKKKKGSMFVTPPSSTPRRQRKVKKQEVVDVEKKGNTPGKVAMDEFQGRSNFCGHEEAADEERKLVTNFLARKELEYVDLPWHWFLLVYKRDEGIFKLWNSMHDPFSVGKAKVYTKFLAGSIRHLSGFDLVSEPVLREPCRQQGATLDCGVYACMWLECLARDTDEMLSYAQDVKMDTYRARLAATILSDENGLLKNKFE
- the LOC142518955 gene encoding uncharacterized protein LOC142518955 isoform X2, with amino-acid sequence MESKYLTRHFDGKVTNAKRIAIYEKLIFLARSDDKCDIDDFVRTFILFIFNCIIFPTGNYITPGFIFPYLDDLTNFFEYAWGDAAFRFLYREICQIGKKLYVDGCTVGLMAWLYETVPVLGVRRGLNVYPRLFCWGKSKIPLNAAGTETLLKRIDSTQVLSIHPFCEDEKLLVDMNLGLKQETNRSEVKRFEKLVMKQMNELKILRKRCAELEGEKVRRRTKGKRYVADKRENVVESEEKVDKTEEKMTFESPHDARANFGDFVDVVVNAVVSDLDKENKELDESHSLNACVDESIGGSFVATSEVEKKTVSESSIADHVRARDDRVKKKKGSMFVTPPSSTPRRQRKVKKQEVVDVEKKGNTPGKVAMDEFQGRSNFCGHEEAADEERKLVTNFLARKELEWHWFLLVYKRDEGIFKLWNSMHDPFSVGKAKVYTKFLAGSIRHLSGFDLVSEPVLREPCRQQGATLDCGVYACMWLECLARDTDEMLSYAQDVKMDTYRARLAATILSDENGLLKNKFE